The following proteins are co-located in the Leptospira hartskeerlii genome:
- a CDS encoding glycoside hydrolase family 5 protein yields MLEIKVEDGNFIDSEGYILQLRGVNLSGSSKLPFKPDGTTHFDQSLTFHDHRKVSFVGRPLEEKEASEHLDRLRKWGFNFLRFLVTWEAVEHLGPGKYDQAYLDYIERMVALADKKGFYVFIDPHQDVWSRFTGGDGAPGWTLEEVGMNIENIKDSDTAIVHHFQGRNYKRMSWPLNYQKYACATMFTLFFGGKTFAPKLSIRGKNVETFLQDHYIEAMCKIAKKVAKYKNVLGFDSLNEPSPGWIGKKNIGEFSGLGFGKILTTSPFQEMFLSEGRTVRANNAYMLGFTGFNLGKTKLNTKSIPLWQEGKHCIWRQHGVWDYDPNGAPMLLRPDYFNKYRGRKIEFYPEFMLPFIKRFKTRIQSVQKKFSIFIESDPGSLELDWNEKPKKGEGAVINATHWYDVSVLMFKRFIPWFGVHIFKQVPIFGKKNVEKAYEDTIRMIKEVSIKKMNNCPTVIGETGIPMDMNGRLAFRTKNYSHLEASLHRIITSIEKNFVHYTLWNYTPDNTHSLGDRWNEEDLSLYSLDTPKSIDEDGGRAVRAFSRPYPIRTKGNPEAISFDMEKSMFKYSFQKEGDEIPVAEIFLPEIHYGKGFEVLVNAGSWKFDSKKRVLTFKGEKSVSYYGITIFPTKK; encoded by the coding sequence ATTCGGAAGGATATATTCTCCAATTAAGAGGAGTAAATCTTTCAGGAAGTTCCAAACTTCCATTCAAACCGGATGGAACCACACATTTCGATCAATCCTTAACATTTCATGATCACAGAAAAGTTTCCTTCGTAGGAAGACCTTTAGAAGAGAAGGAAGCTTCTGAACATTTAGATCGATTGAGGAAGTGGGGATTTAACTTTCTTCGCTTTCTTGTTACTTGGGAGGCAGTGGAACATTTAGGTCCAGGCAAATACGACCAAGCATATTTAGATTATATTGAAAGAATGGTGGCACTTGCCGACAAAAAAGGATTCTACGTTTTTATAGATCCTCACCAAGATGTTTGGTCCAGATTCACAGGAGGAGATGGCGCGCCAGGTTGGACTTTGGAAGAAGTCGGAATGAATATTGAGAATATTAAAGATTCCGATACTGCGATCGTTCATCACTTTCAAGGTAGGAATTACAAAAGAATGTCCTGGCCTTTGAACTATCAGAAGTATGCCTGTGCGACAATGTTTACTCTATTCTTCGGAGGAAAAACATTCGCGCCTAAACTTTCCATTCGCGGAAAGAATGTAGAAACTTTCTTACAAGATCATTATATAGAAGCGATGTGTAAAATAGCGAAGAAGGTCGCTAAATACAAAAACGTTTTAGGATTCGATTCTTTGAATGAACCTTCTCCTGGATGGATCGGTAAAAAAAATATAGGAGAATTTTCCGGACTTGGTTTTGGAAAAATTCTGACTACTTCTCCTTTCCAAGAAATGTTTTTGTCCGAAGGAAGAACTGTAAGAGCAAATAATGCGTATATGCTCGGGTTTACCGGATTCAATTTAGGAAAAACTAAGTTAAATACTAAGTCTATTCCTTTATGGCAGGAAGGAAAACATTGTATCTGGAGACAACATGGAGTTTGGGATTACGACCCGAATGGAGCTCCAATGTTACTTCGTCCCGATTATTTTAATAAATATAGAGGAAGAAAGATAGAATTCTACCCTGAGTTCATGCTTCCTTTTATCAAAAGATTCAAAACAAGAATACAATCTGTTCAGAAAAAATTCTCCATCTTCATCGAATCAGATCCAGGAAGTTTAGAATTGGACTGGAACGAAAAACCAAAAAAAGGAGAAGGAGCTGTAATCAACGCGACTCACTGGTACGATGTTTCCGTTTTGATGTTCAAACGTTTTATTCCTTGGTTTGGAGTCCATATTTTCAAGCAGGTCCCAATATTCGGAAAGAAGAATGTGGAGAAGGCTTACGAAGACACGATCAGAATGATCAAAGAAGTTTCTATTAAGAAGATGAATAACTGTCCTACGGTAATCGGAGAAACTGGGATCCCGATGGATATGAACGGACGTTTGGCGTTTAGAACAAAAAATTATTCTCACTTAGAGGCTTCTTTACATCGTATCATAACTTCTATCGAGAAAAATTTCGTACATTATACTCTTTGGAATTATACTCCTGATAATACTCACAGTTTAGGTGATAGATGGAATGAAGAAGATCTTTCACTCTATTCTTTGGATACTCCTAAAAGTATAGATGAAGATGGGGGAAGGGCCGTTAGAGCATTCTCCAGGCCTTATCCGATCCGAACTAAAGGAAATCCGGAAGCGATCAGTTTTGATATGGAAAAATCAATGTTCAAATATTCCTTTCAAAAAGAAGGAGATGAAATTCCAGTAGCAGAGATTTTTCTTCCTGAAATTCATTACGGAAAAGGTTTCGAAGTACTGGTAAACGCGGGAAGCTGGAAATTCGACTCCAAAAAAAGAGTCCTTACCTTCAAAGGAGAAAAGTCAGTTTCCTATTACGGCATAACGATTTTCCCGACTAAAAAATAA